A genomic stretch from Acropora palmata chromosome 13, jaAcrPala1.3, whole genome shotgun sequence includes:
- the LOC141864656 gene encoding B-cell receptor-associated protein 31-like, whose product MTLQWTFAAGFLYFEIAILFLFCLPFISPRRWNKIFSSRIIATVFEYGNFFFNVIIFVMVLLLLDSIREVRKYNKIEEQRQDLHNNPQAETMAQMRLFRAQRNLYISGFSLFLLIVLRRVVKLLSGYSVLEASNEAGIRQAQSASKQCEELMAENKKLKESLEAAGEEPETASKGEDEIKEELRILQESLEEKSKKLAERTQELEKTKLDLAALKEQASGLTREYDRLLEEHSKAQAKLELGKDEPNTEEDKKDN is encoded by the exons ATGACTCTACAATGGACGTTTGCTGCCGGGTTTCTCTACTTCGAGATTGCAATCTTATTCCTGTTCTGTCTCCCTTTTATTTCTCCCCGGAG atgGAATAAAATCTTCAGCTCCAGAATCATAGCAACCGTGTTCGAGTATGGAAACTTCTTTTTCAACGTGATCATCTTCGTTATGGTTTTGTTACTCTTGG ACTCAATCCGAGAGGtcagaaaatacaataaaatagaaGAACAACGTCAAGACTTGCACAACAATCCTCAAGCTGAAACAATGGCTCAAATGAGACTGTTCCGTGCACAACGTAATCTCTACATCTCTGGATTCTCATTGTTTCTTCTGAT AGTACTGCGACGTGTTGTCAAACTTCTGTCGGGCTACTCAGTTCTTGAGGCCTCAAACGAAGCCGGTATTCGTCAGGCTCAGAGTGCTTCTAAGCAGTGCGAAGAGTTGATGGCTGAgaacaaaaagttaaaagag TCTTTAGAAGCAGCAGGAGAAGAGCCAGAGACTGCTTCAAAAGGAGAAGATGAAATCAAGGAGGAATTGAGAATTCTTCAAGAATCCTTGGAAGAGAAGTCGAAGAAACTTGCAGAAAGAACCCAAG AGCTTGAGAAGACCAAACTGGACTTAGCAGCCCTGAAAGAGCAAGCCAGTGGCTTGACAAGAGAATATGACCGGCTCCTAGAAGAACACAGCAAAGCTCAG GCTAAGCTGGAGCTGGGAAAAGATGAACCCAATACAGAAGAAGATAAAAAGGACAACTGA